The Rubrivirga sp. SAORIC476 genome contains a region encoding:
- a CDS encoding ectonucleotide pyrophosphatase/phosphodiesterase, protein MRRLLAPLALVLFALVAGRQLSGCATASVPESGGVGADRALVLVSIDGFRWDYLDRDVDAPTLRWVAEGVRAERLVPVFPSKTFPNHYSLVTGLHPEAHGIVGNTMRDPNRLVDGEPSRFSLSNRDAVTDGRWWAGEPIWVTAERQGVVAAPVFWPGSEAEIGGVRPTHWLAYDGDLGYDARADQALAWLDDGAGFLTLYFEAVDNAGHRHGPDAPEVDAAIEEVDAALARFVDGLRTRGRLDDVDLVVVSDHGMTPVSRDRTVRLDEAVDLETVDVDWGEVVGLWPADTVDVDALIARVSALPHLTAMRKADVPERLHYSNHDRIPPVVVLVEPGWTATSQAYLDRNPERPSGGSHGFDNAFPDMHGLFLARGPHFRSGVEVGPLQTVDVYGILTRAMGLDPAPNAGDPTAADRVLR, encoded by the coding sequence ATGCGCCGTCTGCTCGCCCCCCTCGCACTCGTTCTGTTCGCGCTCGTCGCCGGGCGGCAACTCTCAGGGTGCGCGACGGCGTCCGTGCCGGAGAGCGGGGGAGTCGGTGCCGACCGAGCCCTCGTGCTCGTCTCCATCGACGGCTTCCGCTGGGACTACCTCGACCGGGACGTCGACGCGCCCACGCTGCGCTGGGTAGCCGAAGGCGTCCGCGCCGAGCGGCTCGTGCCGGTCTTTCCGTCGAAGACGTTCCCGAACCACTACTCGCTCGTGACCGGCCTGCACCCGGAGGCGCACGGGATCGTGGGCAACACGATGCGGGACCCGAACCGACTCGTGGACGGCGAGCCTTCGCGCTTCTCGCTCTCCAACCGCGACGCCGTAACGGACGGCCGGTGGTGGGCCGGCGAGCCGATCTGGGTGACGGCCGAGAGGCAAGGCGTCGTGGCCGCGCCCGTGTTCTGGCCGGGCTCCGAGGCCGAGATCGGGGGTGTCCGCCCGACGCACTGGCTGGCCTACGACGGCGACCTCGGCTACGATGCCCGAGCCGATCAGGCCCTCGCGTGGCTGGACGACGGCGCGGGCTTCCTAACGCTCTACTTCGAGGCCGTCGACAACGCCGGGCACCGCCACGGCCCCGACGCGCCCGAGGTGGACGCGGCCATCGAGGAGGTGGACGCCGCGCTGGCGCGCTTCGTGGACGGCCTCCGCACGCGTGGGCGCCTCGACGATGTCGACCTCGTCGTCGTCTCCGACCACGGCATGACCCCGGTGTCCCGCGACCGCACCGTCCGCCTCGACGAGGCGGTGGACCTGGAGACGGTCGACGTGGACTGGGGCGAGGTGGTCGGCCTCTGGCCCGCCGACACGGTCGACGTGGACGCCCTCATCGCGCGCGTCTCGGCGCTCCCCCACCTGACGGCGATGCGCAAGGCCGACGTGCCCGAGCGGCTCCACTACTCGAACCATGATCGCATCCCGCCGGTCGTGGTGCTGGTCGAGCCGGGCTGGACGGCGACCTCTCAGGCCTACCTCGACCGCAACCCGGAGCGCCCGTCGGGCGGGTCCCACGGCTTCGACAACGCGTTCCCGGACATGCACGGCCTCTTCCTGGCTCGCGGCCCCCACTTCCGGTCGGGCGTCGAGGTGGGGCCGCTCCAGACTGTCGACGTCTATGGCATCCTGACGCGGGCGATGGGCCTCGACCCGGCGCCCAACGCGGGCGACCCCACCGCGGCGGACCGGGTGCTGCGCTGA
- the apaG gene encoding Co2+/Mg2+ efflux protein ApaG, whose protein sequence is MVSYDATTETVTVSVRPAYLDGKSDVLEQQFVFAYFVRIENHGADEVQLLRRTWTITDADGHVQHVEGAGVVGRQPVIAAGEAHEYHSMCVLRTFEGTMEGTYLMQREGGSRFSARIPLFHLVALAN, encoded by the coding sequence ATGGTTTCCTACGACGCTACCACCGAGACCGTCACGGTCTCCGTCCGCCCGGCCTACCTCGACGGCAAGTCGGACGTGCTTGAGCAGCAGTTCGTGTTCGCCTACTTCGTCCGCATCGAGAACCACGGGGCGGACGAGGTGCAGTTGCTGCGCCGGACGTGGACCATCACAGACGCCGACGGCCACGTGCAGCACGTGGAGGGCGCGGGCGTCGTCGGCCGCCAGCCGGTCATCGCGGCGGGCGAGGCGCACGAGTACCACTCGATGTGCGTCCTCCGCACCTTCGAGGGGACGATGGAGGGGACCTACCTGATGCAGCGAGAGGGCGGCAGCCGCTTCTCCGCACGGATCCCGCTGTTCCACCTCGTCGCCCTGGCGAACTGA
- a CDS encoding dihydrofolate reductase: MITPPTRHTPEVVLIAAVAEAPGTEGDRLIGDGMDLPWHLPADLKRFKALTLGYPLVMGRRTFESLLHQFGGPLPNRENVVLTRHPTHVDHPGIHVYSGLPEAMDAFADRERVFIGGGAGVYASVLDPESPVQADRLELTLVEGTFSGDTFFPPYRHLLAENGGPFRLAESVAHPAEAGRPAFRFETFVRDR, encoded by the coding sequence GTGATCACGCCCCCCACACGCCACACTCCAGAAGTCGTCCTGATCGCCGCGGTCGCCGAGGCGCCCGGCACGGAGGGCGACCGGCTCATCGGCGACGGCATGGACCTGCCGTGGCACCTCCCGGCGGACCTGAAGCGCTTCAAGGCGCTCACGCTCGGGTATCCGCTCGTGATGGGGCGGAGGACGTTCGAGAGCCTGCTCCACCAGTTCGGCGGACCGCTCCCGAACCGCGAGAACGTCGTCCTGACCCGGCACCCGACGCACGTCGACCATCCCGGCATTCACGTCTACAGCGGGCTGCCAGAGGCCATGGACGCGTTCGCCGACCGCGAGCGCGTGTTCATCGGCGGCGGCGCGGGCGTATACGCGTCCGTGCTCGACCCCGAGAGCCCGGTCCAGGCCGACCGGCTGGAGCTGACGCTGGTGGAGGGCACGTTCTCCGGCGACACGTTCTTTCCGCCGTACCGTCACCTGCTCGCCGAGAACGGCGGCCCCTTCCGCCTCGCGGAGTCGGTCGCCCACCCCGCCGAGGCGGGCCGACCCGCGTTCCGCTTCGAGACGTTCGTACGCGACCGGTAG
- the thyA gene encoding thymidylate synthase — protein MPTVDAPPATTTAAEEAYLGVVERVLTSGVRKTNRTGMDTIASFAEHYRVDLAEGYPLLTTKKVYFASMLREVLWYLSGADHIRELRQHTKIWDAWADEAGDLQTAYGRFWRRFPVPASGAALGGEVWADTDHPNVRREADGSLSFDQIGYVLDTLRRDPMSRRLVVSAWHPANAAVSRLPPCHYTFAFQVTPSADGPDLLNCHLTQRSADLALGVPFNLACYALLTQVLAEAAGLRPGHFAHTLVDAHIYVDHVDGLREQLSRTPTPAPRLVLARHADGRAKEPDELAFDDVTLEGYAPQPAIRFPVAV, from the coding sequence ATGCCCACCGTCGACGCCCCGCCCGCCACCACGACCGCCGCCGAAGAGGCCTACCTCGGTGTCGTCGAGCGCGTGCTGACGTCGGGCGTCCGCAAGACGAACCGGACGGGGATGGACACGATCGCTTCGTTCGCCGAGCACTACCGCGTCGACCTCGCGGAGGGCTACCCGCTGCTGACCACCAAGAAGGTCTACTTCGCGTCCATGCTCCGCGAGGTGCTCTGGTACCTCTCCGGCGCCGACCACATCCGCGAGCTCCGCCAGCACACCAAGATCTGGGACGCCTGGGCCGACGAGGCCGGAGACCTGCAGACCGCCTACGGCCGCTTCTGGCGCCGCTTCCCGGTCCCCGCGTCCGGCGCCGCGCTGGGCGGCGAGGTCTGGGCCGACACCGACCACCCGAACGTCCGCCGCGAGGCCGACGGGTCGCTCTCGTTCGACCAGATCGGCTACGTCCTCGACACGCTCCGGCGCGATCCGATGAGCCGCCGCCTCGTCGTCAGCGCGTGGCACCCGGCCAACGCGGCCGTCAGCCGTCTGCCGCCGTGCCACTACACGTTTGCGTTCCAGGTGACGCCGTCCGCCGACGGGCCGGATCTTTTGAACTGCCACCTGACGCAGCGCTCGGCCGACCTCGCCCTCGGCGTCCCGTTCAACCTCGCCTGCTACGCGCTCCTCACCCAGGTCCTCGCCGAGGCCGCCGGCCTTCGCCCCGGCCACTTTGCCCACACCCTCGTCGACGCCCACATCTACGTTGACCACGTGGACGGGCTCCGGGAGCAGCTCTCGCGAACGCCCACGCCCGCTCCGCGCCTCGTCCTCGCCCGCCACGCCGACGGTCGCGCCAAGGAGCCTGACGAGCTGGCCTTCGACGACGTGACGCTGGAGGGCTACGCCCCCCAGCCCGCCATCCGCTTCCCGGTCGCGGTCTAA
- a CDS encoding dipeptidase encodes MPTPTALLIGVLCATLTVACAEPTPPTSGTPPTDSVASDTVATAPAVADTVDTSDGGDIVLDAAEVDRLVAQDTLWADALRIHYDAVVLDGHIDTPTLMLDRGYALGQRHRGDHVDLPRMAAGGLDGAFFSIYVARSYGEGQAATDRALAMIERVNQQVAGLEGAMLVRTADGVLRARERGQAAVLLGLEGGHALQGSPDVLRLLAANGVRYVTLTHTNTNAWADASTDAPRWGGLNALGREMVTEMNRLGVLVDLSHVSDDTIRDALAATRAPVIVSHSSCRALHDHARNVSDDLLRAIAANDGVVMINFYPLYLGSGAVTVETLLDHIEHAVAVAGADHVGIGSDFDGVTSLPSGMGDVTRLPWLTYGLLQRGVSEADVRKILGGNVLRVMREAERVAADMRTEGTASN; translated from the coding sequence GTGCCGACCCCTACTGCCCTCTTGATCGGCGTCCTGTGCGCCACCCTCACGGTCGCCTGCGCCGAGCCGACCCCGCCCACCTCGGGGACGCCGCCGACCGACTCCGTCGCTTCCGACACCGTCGCCACCGCACCTGCCGTCGCCGACACCGTCGACACGTCGGATGGGGGTGACATCGTCCTGGACGCGGCCGAGGTGGACCGTCTCGTGGCGCAGGACACACTCTGGGCCGACGCCCTCCGAATCCACTACGACGCCGTCGTGCTGGACGGCCACATCGACACGCCGACGCTGATGTTGGACCGCGGCTACGCGCTCGGCCAGCGCCACCGCGGCGACCACGTCGACCTGCCTCGGATGGCCGCGGGCGGCCTCGACGGCGCCTTCTTCTCGATCTACGTCGCCCGGAGCTACGGCGAGGGGCAGGCTGCGACCGACCGCGCGCTGGCGATGATCGAGCGCGTCAACCAGCAGGTGGCCGGACTGGAGGGCGCGATGCTGGTCCGCACCGCCGACGGCGTGCTGCGCGCCCGCGAGCGCGGACAGGCCGCCGTGCTGCTCGGCCTCGAAGGCGGCCACGCGCTCCAGGGGTCGCCCGACGTGCTGCGCCTGCTCGCCGCCAACGGCGTCCGTTACGTGACGCTGACGCACACCAACACCAACGCCTGGGCCGACGCGTCCACCGACGCGCCGCGCTGGGGCGGCCTCAACGCCCTCGGCCGCGAGATGGTCACCGAGATGAACCGCCTCGGCGTCCTCGTCGACCTGTCGCACGTGTCCGACGACACGATCCGCGACGCGCTCGCCGCGACGCGGGCGCCCGTCATCGTCAGCCACTCGTCGTGCCGTGCCCTCCACGACCACGCCCGCAACGTTTCCGACGACCTGCTCCGCGCCATCGCAGCGAACGACGGCGTCGTGATGATCAACTTCTACCCGCTCTACCTCGGCAGCGGGGCGGTCACGGTCGAGACGCTCCTCGACCACATCGAGCACGCCGTGGCGGTCGCCGGCGCCGACCACGTCGGCATCGGGAGCGACTTCGACGGGGTCACGTCGCTTCCCTCGGGCATGGGCGACGTGACGCGCCTGCCCTGGCTCACCTACGGCCTCCTCCAGCGTGGCGTCTCCGAGGCGGATGTCCGCAAGATCCTGGGCGGCAACGTGCTCCGCGTGATGCGCGAAGCGGAGCGGGTGGCGGCGGACATGCGGACCGAGGGGACGGCCTCGAACTGA
- a CDS encoding 2-oxoacid:ferredoxin oxidoreductase subunit beta, translated as MDPEGDGAALGLPVLTRKDFVSGSDVRWCPGCGDYAVLAAVQRALPELAETRENVVFISGIGCSSRFPYYMNTYGFHSIHGRAPAVATGLKSTRPELDVWVVTGDGDALSIGAGHTAHMLRRNVDLQVLLFNNQIYGLTKGQYSPTSEVGKVTKSSPFGSLDHPFNPAALALGSDGTFIARTLDRDPKHMQTVLKAAHEHCGTSFVEIYQNCNIFNDGAFFDFTERDSKPLRTLFVEDGKPMTYANGTKGLVLDGLRLRSVDLGGVRTESDCVVYDSTDKALALLVVDQMFWSGDLPRPFGVLYREDRPTYDALLNEQVDAVREAKGPGDLKALLAQGETWTIE; from the coding sequence GTGGACCCCGAGGGGGACGGCGCGGCCCTGGGCCTGCCCGTCCTCACGCGCAAGGACTTCGTTTCCGGCTCCGACGTGCGCTGGTGCCCCGGTTGCGGCGACTACGCCGTGCTGGCCGCCGTCCAACGGGCCCTGCCCGAGCTCGCCGAGACGCGCGAGAACGTCGTGTTCATCTCCGGCATCGGCTGCTCCAGCCGTTTTCCGTACTACATGAACACGTACGGCTTCCACAGCATCCACGGCCGCGCGCCTGCCGTGGCGACCGGCCTGAAGAGCACCCGCCCGGAGCTCGACGTGTGGGTGGTCACCGGCGACGGCGACGCGCTCTCCATCGGCGCGGGCCACACGGCCCACATGCTGCGCCGCAACGTGGACCTGCAGGTGTTGCTGTTCAACAACCAGATCTACGGCCTCACGAAGGGCCAGTACTCGCCCACGAGCGAGGTCGGCAAGGTGACCAAGTCCTCGCCCTTCGGGTCGCTGGACCACCCGTTCAACCCGGCCGCGCTGGCGCTCGGCTCCGACGGCACCTTCATCGCTCGGACGCTCGACCGCGACCCGAAGCACATGCAGACGGTCCTCAAAGCCGCCCACGAGCACTGCGGCACGTCGTTCGTCGAGATCTACCAGAACTGCAACATCTTCAACGACGGCGCCTTCTTCGACTTCACCGAGCGCGACTCGAAGCCGCTGCGGACGCTGTTCGTGGAGGACGGCAAGCCGATGACCTACGCCAACGGGACGAAGGGGCTCGTTTTGGATGGCCTGCGCCTGCGCTCGGTCGACCTCGGCGGTGTCCGTACCGAGTCGGACTGCGTGGTGTACGACTCGACCGACAAGGCGCTCGCGCTGCTCGTGGTGGATCAGATGTTCTGGTCCGGCGACCTCCCCCGCCCGTTCGGCGTTCTCTACCGCGAGGACCGGCCGACGTACGACGCGCTCCTCAATGAGCAGGTCGACGCGGTCCGCGAGGCGAAGGGACCGGGCGACCTGAAGGCGCTGCTGGCGCAGGGCGAGACCTGGACCATCGAGTAG
- a CDS encoding 2-oxoacid:acceptor oxidoreductase subunit alpha, which produces MTDALTPDRPSLPGGVPTLALDDVVVLFAGDSGDGMQLTGSQFTLATAHARNDLATLPDFPAEIRAPAGTLYGVSGFQLHFGSAAVLTPGDEVDLLVAMNPAALKVNLARVRPGGAVLVNTNSFTARDLSLAGYDVNPLEDGTLDGYERHDVELTRLTHEALSETGLSKQEMDRAKNMFALGLSLWMYTRPIEPARAWIRTKFAKVPEIRDANLRALDTGYHYGDISESFVARYEVAPADLPAGTYRAIKGNEALALGLVAAGVKSGLDVFYGTYPITPASDLLHALAKYKAYGVKTFQAEDEIAAIGSAIGASFGGALGVTATSGPGMALKGEFLGLATMVELPLVVIDVQRAGPSTGMPTKTEQSDLLMALYGRNGDAPTPVIAPKTPGECFLAAFHAARIALQYMTPVVVLSDGYLGNGSEPWLLPDVDALPDIPVAFAEVGTAAVTDEGAFLPYVRDEDTLARGWATPGTAGLEHRIGGLEKDARTGGVSYDPENHQRMTETRAEKVARIADAFPDVEVEGDAEGDVLVVGWGSTYGSIKKAVQGAQARGLRVGHAHLRWLNPLPPGLGDALGRFRHVLVPELNGGQLVHVLRDRFLVDAQGLSKVQGLPFSALEVEASIVELAASPTDSD; this is translated from the coding sequence ATGACCGATGCCCTCACCCCGGACCGCCCGTCCCTCCCCGGCGGGGTCCCCACCCTCGCCCTCGACGATGTCGTGGTCCTCTTCGCCGGAGACTCCGGCGACGGGATGCAGCTCACCGGCAGCCAGTTCACGCTGGCGACCGCGCACGCCCGCAACGACCTCGCGACGCTCCCCGACTTCCCGGCCGAGATCCGCGCCCCCGCGGGCACGCTCTACGGGGTGTCGGGCTTCCAGCTCCACTTCGGCAGCGCCGCCGTCCTCACGCCCGGCGACGAGGTGGACCTGCTGGTGGCCATGAACCCGGCCGCGCTGAAGGTCAACCTGGCGCGCGTGCGACCGGGCGGTGCGGTGCTGGTCAACACCAACAGCTTCACCGCGCGGGACCTGTCCCTGGCGGGCTACGACGTGAACCCGCTGGAGGATGGCACGCTCGACGGCTACGAGCGCCACGACGTGGAGCTGACGAGGCTGACCCACGAGGCGCTCTCCGAGACCGGCCTCAGCAAGCAGGAGATGGACCGGGCGAAGAACATGTTCGCGCTCGGCCTCTCGCTGTGGATGTACACGCGCCCGATCGAGCCCGCGCGGGCGTGGATTCGGACCAAGTTCGCGAAGGTGCCCGAGATCCGGGACGCCAACCTCCGTGCGCTCGACACGGGGTATCACTACGGCGACATCTCGGAGAGCTTCGTCGCTCGGTACGAGGTCGCCCCGGCCGACCTGCCCGCGGGCACGTACCGGGCCATCAAGGGCAACGAGGCCCTGGCGCTCGGGCTCGTGGCCGCTGGCGTCAAGTCCGGCCTGGACGTGTTCTACGGGACCTACCCCATCACGCCCGCCTCGGACCTGCTGCACGCGCTCGCGAAGTACAAGGCGTACGGCGTCAAGACCTTCCAGGCCGAGGACGAGATCGCAGCTATCGGCAGCGCCATCGGTGCCAGCTTCGGCGGGGCGCTCGGCGTGACGGCCACCTCCGGACCCGGCATGGCGCTCAAGGGCGAGTTCCTCGGCCTCGCGACGATGGTGGAGCTCCCGCTCGTCGTGATCGACGTGCAGCGGGCCGGGCCGAGCACCGGGATGCCGACCAAGACGGAGCAGAGCGACCTCCTGATGGCCCTCTACGGCCGCAACGGCGACGCGCCGACGCCGGTGATCGCGCCGAAGACCCCCGGCGAGTGCTTCCTGGCCGCCTTCCACGCCGCCCGCATCGCGCTCCAGTACATGACGCCGGTCGTGGTTCTGTCGGACGGCTACCTCGGCAACGGCTCCGAGCCCTGGCTCCTGCCGGATGTCGACGCGCTGCCCGACATCCCGGTCGCCTTCGCCGAGGTGGGCACAGCGGCGGTCACCGACGAGGGCGCCTTCCTCCCATACGTCCGGGACGAGGACACGCTGGCGCGCGGCTGGGCGACGCCCGGCACAGCGGGCCTGGAGCACCGCATCGGCGGGCTCGAGAAGGACGCCCGGACCGGGGGCGTCTCCTACGACCCCGAGAACCACCAGCGGATGACCGAGACGCGCGCCGAGAAGGTCGCCCGCATCGCCGACGCCTTCCCGGACGTGGAGGTCGAGGGTGACGCCGAAGGCGACGTGCTGGTCGTCGGCTGGGGCTCCACGTACGGGTCCATTAAGAAAGCCGTCCAGGGCGCGCAGGCCCGCGGCCTCCGCGTGGGACACGCCCACCTGCGCTGGCTCAACCCCCTCCCCCCCGGCCTCGGCGACGCGCTGGGCCGGTTCCGCCACGTGCTCGTGCCCGAGCTCAACGGCGGCCAGCTCGTCCACGTCCTCCGCGACCGGTTCCTGGTCGATGCCCAGGGTCTGTCGAAGGTCCAGGGCCTCCCCTTCTCCGCCCTCGAGGTGGAGGCGAGCATCGTGGAGCTGGCTGCCTCTCCCACTGACAGCGACTGA
- a CDS encoding BtpA/SgcQ family protein, which yields MSDLVHDLFARPKPVVAVIHAGPSPGVPGGSGVRAAVDRAVAETRLLVELGVDGLLVENAHDAPALGDDQTGPEVVAYMTHVALAVRRNARRLPVGVRVLHADRAALAVALGACCHFVRVDGWAEDPASAGRFHRYRESLGATAIPVLADLRPSSVEDVASLVAATEVTHPDALIVLGPAVGYPSPPGVVDAACEVASLPLFCGGGLDGHNLLDYLGAADGFFVGSGLKEDRRWQAPVSEAEVRRLIGAVEYARGQEVRQ from the coding sequence ATGTCAGACCTCGTCCACGACCTGTTCGCCCGCCCCAAGCCCGTCGTCGCGGTGATCCATGCGGGGCCCTCACCGGGTGTTCCGGGGGGGAGCGGAGTGCGCGCTGCGGTAGACCGGGCGGTCGCGGAGACACGCCTCCTCGTGGAACTCGGGGTAGACGGTCTGCTGGTCGAGAATGCCCACGACGCGCCCGCGCTCGGCGACGACCAGACCGGGCCGGAGGTGGTCGCCTACATGACCCACGTGGCCCTCGCCGTCCGGCGCAACGCTCGGCGCCTGCCCGTGGGCGTCCGCGTGCTCCACGCCGATCGCGCGGCGCTGGCCGTGGCGCTGGGCGCCTGCTGCCACTTCGTCCGCGTGGACGGCTGGGCCGAGGACCCTGCCTCGGCGGGCCGCTTCCACCGGTACCGCGAGTCCCTGGGTGCCACCGCGATCCCCGTCCTCGCCGACTTGCGCCCCTCGTCTGTCGAGGACGTGGCCAGCCTCGTCGCCGCCACCGAGGTGACCCATCCCGACGCGCTGATCGTGCTCGGCCCCGCGGTCGGGTACCCGTCGCCCCCCGGCGTGGTGGACGCGGCCTGCGAGGTGGCCTCGCTGCCCCTGTTCTGCGGTGGCGGCCTCGACGGCCACAACCTGCTCGACTACCTCGGCGCCGCGGATGGCTTCTTCGTCGGCAGCGGCCTCAAGGAGGACCGCCGCTGGCAGGCGCCCGTTTCCGAAGCCGAGGTGCGGCGGCTGATCGGCGCCGTCGAATATGCGCGCGGACAGGAGGTCCGCCAGTAG
- a CDS encoding PorV/PorQ family protein — protein MTLTLRLGLLVGLVAASGLGSASAQILPAYGEDRAGTAGFQFLEIAVDPRGAALGGTAVATADDASSLFWNPALSARGGQTQAMAATLSYFSDVSLNYAAVTRRVGAFTVGGHVQTLDSGEMAVTTEFSGPSGTGQTFRYLGVVGGLTVSQALTDLFSYGVTAKVAREASADLALTVPLLDLGVHYNVGSTGASIGVAIRNFGLNGTTSGSIERQTVEGEIVVEDEFEDLVPPTTFMLGVGYDVIRSGDHALTLAGQLTNPNDNAEQLNVGAEYVWNDILSLRGGYRFGVDEATLPTVGFGVEVPGLGDRTLRADYAFETYERLGPTHRIGIALDF, from the coding sequence ATGACTCTCACCCTCCGCCTCGGTCTCCTCGTCGGGCTCGTCGCCGCCTCCGGGCTCGGCAGCGCGTCGGCCCAGATCCTGCCGGCCTACGGCGAGGACCGGGCGGGGACGGCCGGCTTCCAGTTCCTGGAGATCGCCGTCGACCCGCGCGGCGCTGCCCTCGGCGGCACGGCCGTGGCCACGGCGGACGACGCGTCGTCGCTCTTCTGGAACCCTGCGCTCTCCGCCCGAGGCGGCCAGACGCAGGCCATGGCGGCCACGCTGTCCTACTTCTCGGACGTGTCGCTCAACTACGCCGCCGTGACCCGGCGCGTCGGGGCGTTCACGGTCGGCGGCCACGTCCAGACGCTCGACTCGGGCGAGATGGCGGTCACGACGGAGTTCTCGGGGCCCTCGGGCACGGGCCAGACGTTCCGCTACCTCGGCGTCGTCGGGGGGCTGACGGTCAGCCAGGCGCTCACCGACCTCTTCTCGTACGGCGTCACGGCCAAGGTGGCGCGCGAGGCGTCGGCGGATCTCGCGCTCACGGTCCCGCTGCTCGACCTCGGCGTCCACTACAACGTCGGCTCGACGGGCGCGTCCATCGGCGTCGCGATCCGAAACTTCGGCCTCAACGGGACCACCAGCGGCTCCATCGAGCGCCAGACGGTCGAGGGCGAGATCGTGGTCGAGGACGAGTTCGAGGACCTCGTCCCGCCGACGACCTTCATGCTGGGCGTCGGCTACGACGTGATCCGCTCGGGCGACCACGCGCTGACGCTGGCCGGCCAGCTCACCAACCCGAACGACAACGCAGAGCAGCTCAACGTAGGCGCCGAGTACGTCTGGAACGACATCCTCTCGCTCCGCGGCGGCTACCGCTTCGGCGTCGACGAGGCGACCCTCCCGACGGTCGGCTTCGGCGTCGAGGTGCCCGGCCTCGGCGACCGCACGCTCCGGGCCGACTACGCCTTCGAAACCTACGAGCGCCTCGGCCCGACCCACCGCATCGGCATCGCCCTCGACTTCTAG